GTGCTCAACTTTATGTCACCAACAATGCAGATGGAAATATTACGATCTATGACCTCACCAATGAAACATCAAAATCCATAGCTACCTCCTCCACAGCAGCAGAAGGCATCCACTACGATGCAGCTTTAGACCTTGTCACACAAGCGTCACGCTCCAACCTACAGCTAGCGTCTTATGCGAATGTAAGCAGTCTGATGGATGGTGATAGCCCTGCCCCAGCCCTTACAAGTTCAGCAGACCTCGAGAGTCCCAGAGAATTGGCTGTACTTGAAGATAAGTATGTCGTTTCAGACAATGGCTCCAACAAGTTCTTTGTCTATACCAAAAGTGGAGACAATTATAGCTTGACCAATACTTTTGACATTCCTTTCAATGTATGGGGAATTACGTTCAAAGGTACAGACCTATATGCCGTAGTCGACAATTCAAGTGACCTTGCTGTCTTTTATGACTTCTTCTCCAATACTACTGACGGACTACTGAGACCATCCAAAAGAGTAACCATCGAAGGTATCATCAGAACACACGGACTGACATACAGTGGCTCCGATGATGTAATGATCATGACAGACATCGGAGATGCTGCCAATGCCACTGATGATGGAGGTTTTCACGTTATTCCGAACTTCTCTGAAAAGTTTGATGCTCTTTCTGATGGAGAAGCACTTTCAGTACTAGACCAGACGCGTGTTGCAGGACCCGCTACCATGCTAGGAAACCCAATTGACGTAGCTTATGATGCCGTTACTGATGCCATCTACATATCTGAAATTGGCAACGGCAAAGTAGTTGGCTTCACCAATATTGGGGATGGAGGAAACCTTACCCCAACCTTTATAGCAGACCTTCCTGCTGCTTCCTCTATACAGTTCTCTAGTGAGGAAACAGATGGTGACATTGGCGAAAGTTCTACCGACTTCCGCTCCGAAATGTTTGTAACAGTCACCTTCAACTCCGATGTCACCTACTATGACTTTGTCAACAACCTTTCAAAAAGTATCACAACAGCATCTGCTGCTTCTGAAGGTATCTACTATTCAGGCAGTACTGACGGGATTATTCAAGCTTCAAGGGCTAATAATCGACTTGAGTTCTATTCACCATTTACCACTGTCAGTGATAGCTCTACAGTCGCACCAAACTTTGTAAGCAATCCTGACTTGCCAAGTCCTAGAGAGATTGCGGTCTTTGGCAATAAGGTCGTTGTGGCTGATAATGGAAATAACCAATTCTTTGTCTACTCCTATGATGGCACTTCCTTCAGCTTGACCAACACTTTTGATATTCCTTTCAATGTATGGGGCATCACATTTATGGGAAATGATTTACTTGCCGTAGTGGACAATACCAGCGACTTGGCGGTATTCCAAAACTTCTTTGCCAATACCATGTCAGGAGCAATCATGCCAGATAAGCAAATCACCATTGAAGGGATTGTCCGTACGCACGGCATTACGTTCAGTGCTTCTGATGATATCCTGATCATGACAGATATAGGAGCTGCATCCAATACAACCGATGACGGGGGTTTCCACGTAATCTACGATTTCACTTCCAAACTGGCAGCACTTGAAACAGGTGCTACACTGCCAATGACAGACCAAGTAAGGGTAGCAGGTCCGAAAACAAAATTGGGTAACCCAATTGATGTAGCTTACGACAACCGTTCAAAACGTATTTACATCTCTGAAGTTGGGAATGGTAAAGTTCTTGGTTTCAGTGATTATGAAATGGGTGGAGACTTACATCCAAGGTTCACAGATACCCAAAAAGCAGCATCTTCGATTTATTTCTATAGTAACTAAGCTGTATTATTTTTTGAGCTGACATGCACCACCCTGCAGGAGTGTCACACTACTGGGTGTGCCTGCAGGGTGTTTTACTGCTCAACAAAAAAGCCTGCTCCAAAAGAAGCAGGCTTTCTAAATTCACTTTTAAAATCACACTATAATGACGGCGGTGTGTATTTGAATAATAATGGGACCGGATATGCCGGTAAACGATCAAGGGTTTGCAGTCCCTGACCTCCTAATGCAATTTTTTCTGGAAGTGATGGAGAATGTACTGCTGTCTTGACGGTAAGTCGCTGAGACTTTCTTATTACTAGATTTTGCTCCCGAACACTCCAATGACAGACAGTTGGATTCCCCTCAATATATAATGTCAAGCTGTCAGGTATAAGTACATAATCCAAAGTACTATGATTGACCCAACGTGCTGTGATATATAAGCTATCCTGATGATGGTAAACTGCGGCTTTCAAAAGCAACCCATTGGCTATCAGTTCACATTCTGCCTGACGGACAAAAGGCTTTCTTTGATCATCATACAACTTTTCAAGGTGGTGTATGATCCTTGTCTCTTTGGCGGTATCCAACTCAGCAAACTGATAGACTGATGGAACTCCCATTGCGTTCCACTCATCTTTGTATGCTGTAAACATTTCCTCATCTGCGTTTGCCCAAAACTGATAGTCTAAAGGTTGGGCATCCCCTTGTTGCAAGGCAAACTCTAACTGGTAGATGGGTTGTAATGAACCATGAAGCTGGACCTGCTGATAGAGTTTTAAATCATTAATGGGATTAAAAGTCACCGAAATAACAGAATCGGACTTGGCAGGTAATATAAACCCTGTAAAAGCATGTTCAAGTGATGGTGACCTCACTCCTTGTCTGGTTATCAGGGATAGCTCTTTCAGCGTAATTACTTTTGCCTCTTCTGTAAGATTTTGCAGCAACAAGTTCAGACTCAAATAACCTGTCTCTGGGTCAGCCACCATTCTTGGAACTACCCCTACTTCAGAAGTATTATGCTTTTGAGCCTCCAACTGATACGCAATATGAGCTGAAGTTTCCTGAGGATCACCTGTATTAGCCTTCTGAAAAGATCCCTGAGACTGACAAGCCACCACCCCTAAACTACATATCAACAACAACTTATAAAGTAGTGTAAATCTATTCATATCATTGTATAAAAAGGCTGCGGGTATATTCACCCACAGCCTCGAAAAACTCAACCGATTAACTATGTATAAATAATTAGTTTACAGGAGACCACACGGTATAACCTCTCGGTGGTGCCTGAATTTTCACCCACTGATCACCTTGTGTAGTAGGATACCAACCCGAACTTCCTGTATAATCCTTGATCTGTGTGCTACTCCAGTTGGTTTGAATCCAACGCTCCTGCCATTGGTCAGAATTGTTGATATACACTACCAAACCAGGATTTCCATTATACCCGTTACGTCTTGCGATGTACTCATCGTTGTCCACATGCAGGATAGAAGTATTTCCTGTTGCCCTGTTATTATGAATCCAAATCAGGTTGTTAAGCTTACTCTTATCCAACCACTCCTCATAATCACGGTAGAATATACACGGATAGCCTTCATGTGTCAGAATGTAGGCATACGAAAGCATCTTGCTCCAGATTTGGTCCGTATCATGGTTAGACACAAACGTCACTGTCTTGTATGGGTTGCGCTTCCACATCATATCATCAGCCAAACGGTTCAGGTTATTTCCATCAAATGCCTCATCCATTTTATAGTAACAAGCAAAGTCAAAAACACTACTATTGGCTTCATTTGCCCACCAGTTCAGGTAGTCCACATTGCTATCCCATAGTTCTCCTACCGAGAAACCTCCTACACTATTGTTCCACTCCTTTACAACCCAAGGACCAAATCCTTTGACATAGTCGAAGCGCCAGCCATCAAAGCCCATCGTATTTTTATAATACTTTGCCACACCATCACTTCGGTTCCATAGCCAGTCCTGTACATATGGTACACTGTGAGAAAGGTCAGGAAACCCTCCAAATACACCTTCGTCATTGTTTTGTACCCAGTTAGGGTGGAAATCATGCTGTGTTCTATTGAACTTCCCAGAGGCTACATTAAACAGGGTCCATGTTTGGGTTCCTGTATACTGGTTATTTTCCAGCTGCCCACCACTGTTATGGTTCAATACGATATCCGCATATACTTCCATATTTTCAGTATGTGCTTTACTGATCAGGGAAGTCAATTCTGTTTTGGAACCAAAACGGGTTTCTGTTGTACCATTCTGGTTATAGTCACCAAAGTCAAAATAATCCGTTGGATCATAACCCATTGAGAAAGGACCATTTTGAGCCTTAGACGCAGGTGGCAGCCATAGGGCACCAATTCCTGCATTGCCCCAATCAGTTACTTTCCCTTTCACTGTATTCCACCATGTACCTCCTGCTGGCACATCCCAATAGAATGCCTGCATCATGACACCACCGCCTGGTCCGGCTGCATATCTTGCATTGGCGTTACTGTTGGTGATAAATGGAGCTCCATCGTGTGTAGTTACTTGTACGACTGCCTGTTTGTCAGCTTTGTCTGGCACAAAAGTTTCTTCTGTCTCGGTTTGGCAACCAATAAGCGAAAGTCCCATGACAGCGGCTGTCAGTGCTTTCAGCAAGTTTGAGGATATTGTCATTGTTGGTTGTTGGTTAGGTAAATGATAAACAAGTCAAGTATTGACACCTCAAACATCACGTAAAAACTACACCTATTCGCCTTATTATGATAAAAATAGGTTTCAATTCAATTCACCAAGATACACATCTCATAAAATGACACTCATAAGTAATTAAATTTCAACTAGTTAAGTCGAAAGAAATGAAAGCTCAAAAATCATAAAATGACACCCATAAAACGTAGATAAAACACTAATATCCTCTAAGAGAAATCTTCTACAGTAGAAAAATAGGCAGATGGTGTTTGTCCTGTCACTTTTTTAAATGACCTGTTGAACGTACTCTTTGACTTAAAACCTACTTCCAATGCCAAAGCCAATAATGTCTTATGCTCCGCTTCTCCTGCATCTACTTTTTGGATAAAGGCTTTCACTCTAAATTCATTCACAAAATCTGGGAAGCTCTTACTAAAACCCTGATTAATTACCTTGGACATTTTATGGGTTGACATGTCCAATGCCTCCGCCAGATCTGCCAAGCAAAAAGATGGATTGTCATACAAGTTATTTGCCTCCATCAAAGTCATCACTTGTGCAGTAATGGCTTCATATTCCAGTTCCATAGTTTCAACTACTTCCTCTTCTAAAACGGAATTAACCTTATGCTGTAAAGACAGGTTCTCACCCTGCCCAGTTGTTCCATTTCTAGTCGTATAAAGTACAAAAGCTATATACAGTGTATAGAGAGAAATCAAAACCCAATACAAGTCATCAAACCACTCTACCCAAAACATTCCCAACCCTCGAAATACAAGCTCTAACAACAAAATGACTGTACAGCACCCAAGCAGTACTCCAGTACCTTTCAGTACCTTTTGCATACCTTGGGTTTTAGGCACCTTTCCAATAACCATCCATGTAAAAGTTACGGCTACACACCTGCCCCCCAATATCAGCCAACCAACCCGCTGGTTTACATATTCAGCTTTTATAGCTTCAGCATTGTAATAAAAAATGAAAAGCACAGGAATTAGCATTCCGACGAATGTCAAGCCCTGCCTATATTTTCGGTTGGATACTAACGGAAAAGAATACCCGACAAAGGAAAGTATTAAACCTCCTTGAAGAATCAGGCTATATTCAGCCAATAGGTTACCCCACGGAAACAGGTGAAACACATGCTTGTTCATAAAGATCGCTTTCAGCAACAAAGTACCTCCATACCAAGCCAGCAAACTCACCATGCCTTTCTCATAGCGTTCGCTTCCATCTAGCATGACAAACAGTACCATAACCAATGCATGTACTCCTACAAAAAGCAGGAGAAGCAATAAAGGAGAGATACCATACCCATTGAAATCCTCCCAAGAAGCAATTTGAATTGCTATAGTCTCAGGCATTTTTGAACTTTTGGCATAGTAACGGTTCGCACGACTGATCCCAAAGACCTGTCCTTCAACCGTCTCCCAACTCCCTCTTGTGAACTTGTAATAAAAAGTATCTGCATCAGCAGGCAATGTAACGCTATAGGTTCCATTCTCATCCAAGCGCATCTGATACAGGCTATCAGCAGGATTCCAATCATTGAATGATCCTGATATAAAAACCTTGGCAGGCTCAGGCGTATAAGCAGGCAAATGCTTAAGCTTGAAAGTTACCTGCGCAGCCAAATCCTCCCAGCTCTGAACTGATGCTACAATTACTGTATCCGTTACTGAGGAGGGTAGAATACAGGTCCTATTAGCCAAAGGCTTTCCATCCCAAGTCCCTTCTACATACTCCCAATTCCCTCGTGTAAACTTGAATTCAAAAGCTTTCAAGCTATCAGGCATCGTCACCTCTAAAATGCCTTCCTTATTTGGTTTTAATGCATAATTCGGATCATTAGCTAACCAATCATTAAAACTTCCAGAGATAAAAACAGTATCTGTAATTGGGGTATGTTGCGGCAATCTGATTACTTGAATCGTTGTTTGACCTGATACATAAAATGACCAGCATGTAAACAACAGAACAGCTATTGATCTCAATATATTAGCTATCATAGTCGATTAGAGACAACAAGTTGACTTGTATGTGTTAGTGTGTTGTATGATGAATAAATTACATCAATTATTAAATATGTACAATTTACACTAAAAATAGATTCAAGCCAATACCTCAAGCATTACGTCTTTATACTCAGAAGCTTATTGAACGCTAAAATTCATTATCTCATAAGTCATTTTAATAGAAAAGCATAACGGTATCATCATACTTACACGCTGTTATAAGTACTTTTAAATCGGTTGCATAAACCCAGCTTCATATAAATCGACAAATACCTAGAGGTTATATTTCAGTGACAAGAAACCTTGTTTCGTCATACTTTTTCCCTAAAAAAATTCTATTAACTTTGCGATATATGCTTTAGGGGTGTTCCGTTTAAGGAACTGAGAAATACCCTTTGAACCTGATACAGCTGGCACTGTCGTAGGGAAAAGCTAGGCATCTCTCTCCTATTTCAATTATAGCAGCGGAGTACCCCTGAAGTATACCTTGACAAGATTCATTCACCATGCAATTTGATAAAAGGATATGCTACAACAACTCTGGGAAACTGTAAAGGCTGTAAAGGAACAAGCTCCTCTCGTACATAATATCACCAACTATGTAGTCATGAATAACTCTGCCAATGCACTGCTAGCACTTGGAGCATCCCCTGTTATGGCTCATGCACTGGAAGAAGTTGAAGATATGGCTGGCATTGCAGGAAGTCTTGTCATCAATATCGGCACATTAGAGCCTCAATGGGTAGAAGCCATGAAAAAGGCAATGATTACAGCCAAAAGGAAAGGGACTCCTATCGTCATTGACCCAGTTGGACTAGGCGCTACCCCTTACCGCAACGAAGCATTTGCCTCACTTATAGATACTGTTAAGCCTACTGTCATCCGTGGAAATGGGAGTGAGATCATGGCTGCCCTAAGTACTGCCTCAGCTACCAAGGGAGTTGACAGTACCATATCGGCACAAGCTGCTACTGATGCTGCAACGGAACTGGCAGGTATAACCAATGGGACTGTTTGTATCTCAGGGGAAGAGGATTGGATCATCACTTCCACTACTAAGGCAAAAGTGCTAAACAACATTCCGCTTTATACCAAAGTTACAGGAATGGGCTGTACCGCTACAGCACTAACTGGAGCTTGTTTGGCGGTTACTTCAGACCCATTCATGGCTACATTAGCAGCAATGGCGACAATGGGAGTAGTTGGTGAGGTTGCCATGCAAAAGGCACAAGGTCCGGGTACACTACAACTGTACTTTTTAGATGCGCTTTATAATCTCAATGAAGATACCTTTATGGATAAAGCTAAAATTGAAGTCATTCATGAATAAGTTATATCTGGTCACAAGTGAGTCTGATTGCCGACACCATTCTCTAGCATCCGTCATTCAAATGGCTGCTGAAGGAGGGGTTGGAATGGTTCAGCTCAGAGAAAAAAATGCCAGTACACGTGAGTTTATACAAAAAGGCTTACTACTGAAAACACTACTGAAGCCCTT
This portion of the Limibacter armeniacum genome encodes:
- a CDS encoding alpha-amylase, whose amino-acid sequence is MTISSNLLKALTAAVMGLSLIGCQTETEETFVPDKADKQAVVQVTTHDGAPFITNSNANARYAAGPGGGVMMQAFYWDVPAGGTWWNTVKGKVTDWGNAGIGALWLPPASKAQNGPFSMGYDPTDYFDFGDYNQNGTTETRFGSKTELTSLISKAHTENMEVYADIVLNHNSGGQLENNQYTGTQTWTLFNVASGKFNRTQHDFHPNWVQNNDEGVFGGFPDLSHSVPYVQDWLWNRSDGVAKYYKNTMGFDGWRFDYVKGFGPWVVKEWNNSVGGFSVGELWDSNVDYLNWWANEANSSVFDFACYYKMDEAFDGNNLNRLADDMMWKRNPYKTVTFVSNHDTDQIWSKMLSYAYILTHEGYPCIFYRDYEEWLDKSKLNNLIWIHNNRATGNTSILHVDNDEYIARRNGYNGNPGLVVYINNSDQWQERWIQTNWSSTQIKDYTGSSGWYPTTQGDQWVKIQAPPRGYTVWSPVN
- the thiM gene encoding hydroxyethylthiazole kinase, whose protein sequence is MLQQLWETVKAVKEQAPLVHNITNYVVMNNSANALLALGASPVMAHALEEVEDMAGIAGSLVINIGTLEPQWVEAMKKAMITAKRKGTPIVIDPVGLGATPYRNEAFASLIDTVKPTVIRGNGSEIMAALSTASATKGVDSTISAQAATDAATELAGITNGTVCISGEEDWIITSTTKAKVLNNIPLYTKVTGMGCTATALTGACLAVTSDPFMATLAAMATMGVVGEVAMQKAQGPGTLQLYFLDALYNLNEDTFMDKAKIEVIHE
- a CDS encoding helix-turn-helix domain-containing protein yields the protein MIANILRSIAVLLFTCWSFYVSGQTTIQVIRLPQHTPITDTVFISGSFNDWLANDPNYALKPNKEGILEVTMPDSLKAFEFKFTRGNWEYVEGTWDGKPLANRTCILPSSVTDTVIVASVQSWEDLAAQVTFKLKHLPAYTPEPAKVFISGSFNDWNPADSLYQMRLDENGTYSVTLPADADTFYYKFTRGSWETVEGQVFGISRANRYYAKSSKMPETIAIQIASWEDFNGYGISPLLLLLLFVGVHALVMVLFVMLDGSERYEKGMVSLLAWYGGTLLLKAIFMNKHVFHLFPWGNLLAEYSLILQGGLILSFVGYSFPLVSNRKYRQGLTFVGMLIPVLFIFYYNAEAIKAEYVNQRVGWLILGGRCVAVTFTWMVIGKVPKTQGMQKVLKGTGVLLGCCTVILLLELVFRGLGMFWVEWFDDLYWVLISLYTLYIAFVLYTTRNGTTGQGENLSLQHKVNSVLEEEVVETMELEYEAITAQVMTLMEANNLYDNPSFCLADLAEALDMSTHKMSKVINQGFSKSFPDFVNEFRVKAFIQKVDAGEAEHKTLLALALEVGFKSKSTFNRSFKKVTGQTPSAYFSTVEDFS